One genomic window of Brevundimonas vesicularis includes the following:
- a CDS encoding SDR family NAD(P)-dependent oxidoreductase, protein MQFEDRNILVTGGSGALGRRVVERIEREGGRVTIVARAPVAGHHTLVGDLSTPQGLDSVAEQARVRAWDILINIAGIQHFGPLEQQTPEHLLATYMVNLVAPARLAQAVLPGMKARKHGQIANVGSIFGSINFAHFASYSSAKAGMRALSQSLRRELAGTGIGITYVAPRAVATPFNSAKVDEYARLTGMAVDDPDPIANRIVAAIRSDRRDVYLGFPESLFVRLNALAPSLIDGALKSNDLKARALFAG, encoded by the coding sequence ATGCAGTTTGAGGATCGCAACATCTTGGTCACCGGCGGCTCCGGCGCCTTGGGGCGTCGCGTGGTCGAGCGGATCGAGCGCGAGGGCGGTCGGGTTACGATCGTCGCTCGCGCGCCGGTGGCGGGCCATCACACCCTGGTGGGCGATCTATCGACCCCGCAGGGCCTCGACAGCGTCGCCGAACAGGCCCGCGTCCGCGCCTGGGACATTCTGATCAATATCGCTGGCATCCAGCATTTCGGCCCGCTGGAGCAGCAGACGCCCGAGCATCTGCTGGCGACCTATATGGTCAATCTGGTCGCGCCGGCGCGTCTGGCCCAGGCCGTCCTGCCCGGCATGAAGGCGCGCAAGCACGGCCAGATCGCCAACGTCGGCTCCATTTTCGGCTCGATCAACTTCGCCCACTTCGCCAGCTATTCCAGCGCCAAGGCCGGGATGCGGGCGCTCAGCCAATCGCTGCGCCGCGAACTGGCCGGCACGGGCATCGGCATCACCTATGTCGCGCCCCGCGCAGTGGCTACGCCGTTCAACTCCGCCAAGGTCGACGAATATGCGCGCCTGACCGGCATGGCTGTCGACGATCCGGACCCGATCGCCAACCGCATCGTCGCCGCCATCCGCTCAGATCGGCGCGACGTCTACCTCGGCTTCCCCGAAAGCCTGTTCGTCCGCCTCAACGCCTTGGCGCCCAGCCTGATCGACGGGGCCCTGAAATCCAACGACCTGAAGGCCCGCGCCCTGTTCGCTGGCTGA